A window of the Callospermophilus lateralis isolate mCalLat2 chromosome 7, mCalLat2.hap1, whole genome shotgun sequence genome harbors these coding sequences:
- the Tekt2 gene encoding tektin-2, which translates to MATFSVKPSQRFQLPDWQTNSYLLSTNAERQRDASHQIRQEARILRNETNNQTIWDEHDNRTRLAERIDTVNRWKEMLDKCLTDLDAEIDTLTQMKELAEQNLQAKNLPMDVAIECLTLRESRRDIDFVRDPVETELRKEVEVIEATKKALQQKINQAFEQLCLLQEVQQQLNLDHRGKMETLEIDRGCLSLNIKAPNISLKINPARVPKGSTTLQQWDDFSQFNKNRAEAEMKSATELREAIALTIAETNNELEAQRVATEFAFRKRLQEIEKVYSELKWQEKNTLEEIAELQEDIRRLEEDLRRKILNLKLVHTRLESRTYRPNVELCRDQAQYGLTDEIHQLEATIHSLKQKLAQTQDALDALNKHLARLQADIACKANSMLLDTKCLDTRRKLTVPAEKFVPEVDTFNRTTNRTLSPLKTCHLELA; encoded by the exons ATGGCCACATTCAGTGTCAAGCCAAGTCAGCGCTTCCAGCTGCCGGACTGGCAAACTAATAGCTACTTGCTGTCCACCAATGCGGAGCGGCAGCGAGATGCTTCCCATCAGATCCGTCAGGAGGCCCGGATCCTCCGCAATGAAACGAACAACCAG ACTATTTGGGATGAACATGACAACAGAACTCGACTGGCAGAGAGGATTGATACTGTCAACCGGTGGAAAGAGATGCTGGACAAGTGTCTGACTGACTTAGATGCTGAGATTGACACCCTGACACAG ATGAAGGAATTAGCAGAGCAAAATCTGCAGGCCAAGAACCTACCAATGGATGTGGCCATTGAATGCCTGACCCTTCGGGAGAGTCGGCGAGACATTGACTTTGTGAGGGATCCTGTGGAGACTGAGCTGCGTAAAGAGGTGGAGGTCATTGAGGCCACCAAGAAGGCATTGCAACAGAAGATCAACCAGGCCTTCGAGCAACTCTG CCTCCTGCAGGAAGTCCAACAGCAGCTCAACCTTGACCATCGGGGCAAAATGGAGACGCTGGAGATCGACAGAGGCTGTCTCTCTCTCAACATAAAGGCCCCAAACATCTCTCTAAAGATTAATCCTGCACGTGTCCCCAAGGG CTCCACCACCCTCCAGCAATGGGATGACTTCAGTCAGTTCAACAAGAACCGAGCAGAGGCTGAGATGAAATCAGCCACGGAGCTGAGGGAAGCCATCGCCCTAACTATTGCAGAG ACCAACAATGAACTTGAAGCCCAAAGGGTTGCAACAGAATTTGCCTTTCGGAAACGGCTGCAGGAGATAGAGAAAGTGTACAGCGAACTTAAGTGGCAAGAAAAGAAC ACTTTGGAGGAGATTGCTGAGCTGCAAGAGGACATCCGGCGCCTGGAGGAGGATCTGCGCAGAAAGATTCTAAACCTGAAGTTGGTCCACACCCGGCTGGAGTCCAGAACCTACAGGCCCAATGTGGAACTCTGTAGGGACCAG GCACAGTATGGCCTCACTGATGAGATTCACCAGTTAGAGGCAACCATCCATTCCTTGAagcagaagctggcacaaacaca GGATGCTCTGGATGCCCTGAACAAGCACCTGGCCCGGCTGCAGGCTGACATTGCTTGCAAGGCTAACTCCATGTTGCTGGACACCAAGTGCCTGGACACGAGACGCAAGCTTACTGTGCCTGCTGAGAAGTTTGTGCCTGAAGTGGACACCTTTAACCGCACCACAAACCGCACCCTGAGTCCACTAAAAACCTGCCATTTGGAGCTGGCATAG
- the Adprs gene encoding ADP-ribosylhydrolase ARH3 has protein sequence MAAAAAAAAAAMAAAGSGGAGAARSLSRFRGCLAGALLGDCVGAIYEAQDTVSLPSVLRHVQSLEPEPGSPGSARTETLYYTDDTAMARALVQSLLAKEAFDEVDMAHRFAQEYKKDPDRGYGAGVITVFKKLLSPKCCDVYEPARAQFNGKGSYGNGGAMRVAGIPLAYSSVQDVQKFARLSAQLTHASSLGYNGAVLQALAVHLALQGESSSEHFLEQLLGHMEELEGDAQAVLDARELGMEEHPYSSRLKKVGELLDQDSVTREEVVSELGNGIAAFESVPTAIYCFLRCMEPDPEIPSAFNNLQRTLIYSISLGGDTDTIATMAGAIAGAYYGMDQVPESWQQSCEGYEETDVLAQSLHRVFQKSL, from the exons atggcggcggcggcggcggcggcggcagcagcaATGGCGGCGGCGGGCAGCGGCGGCGCCGGTGCTGCCCGATCCCTCTCGCGCTTCCGAGGCTGCCTGGCTGGCGCGCTGCTCGGGGACTGCGTGGGCGCCATCTACGAGGCACAGGATACAGTCAGCCTGCCGTCTGTGCTGCGTCACGTGCAGAGCCTGGAGCCGGAGCCCGGCTCGCCTGGGAGCGCGCGGACAG AAACCTTGTACTACACTGATGACACAGCCATGGCCAGGGCCCTTGTGCAGTCCCTGCTGGCCAAGGAGGCCTTTGATGAGGTGGACATGGCTCACAG GTTTGCCCAGGAGTACAAGAAAGACCCTGACAGAGGTTACGGGGCCGGAGTGATCACCGTCTTCAAGAAGCTTCTGAGCCCCAAGTGCTGCGATGTCTATGAGCCTGCCCGGGCCCAGTTCAATGGGAAAGGCTCTTATGGCAATGGAGGTGCTATGCGGGTAGCAGGCATCCCTCTGGCTTATAGCAGTGTCCAGGATGTGCAGAAG TTTGCCCGGCTCTCAGCGCAGCTGACCCACGCCTCCTCACTGGGTTACAATGGCGCAGTCCTGCAGGCTCTAGCTGTGCACCTGGCTCTGCAGGGTGAGTCCTCCAGTGAGCACTTCCTCGAGCAGCTCCTGGGCCACATGGAGGAGCTGGAAGGGGACGCCCAAGCCGTCCTGGATGCCAGGGA GTTGGGTATGGAGGAGCATCCATACTCCAGCCGACTGAAGAAGGTTGGAGAGCTTCTAGACCAGGATTCTGTGACCCGAGAGGAAGTGGTGTCCGAGCTAG GGAATGGCATTGCTGCCTTCGAATCTGTGCCCACTGCTATCTACTGCTTCCTTCGCTGCATGGAGCCTGACCCCGAGATCCCCTCTGCTTTCAATAACCTCCAAAGGACTCTCATCTATTCCATCTCACTTGGCGGGGACACAGACACCATTGCCACCATGGCTGGCGCCATTGCTGGTGCTTACTATGGGATGGATCAGGTGCCAGAGAGCTGGCAGCAAAGTTGTGAGGGTTATGAGGAGACGGACGTCCTGGCCCAGAGTCTGCACCGAGTCTTCCAGAAGAGTCTGTAG